Proteins co-encoded in one Ammospiza caudacuta isolate bAmmCau1 chromosome 16, bAmmCau1.pri, whole genome shotgun sequence genomic window:
- the PDGFRB gene encoding platelet-derived growth factor receptor beta, which translates to MPCPALRTCLCLLILTGLLEVTSGDHRLHIEPGDTELVLSLHSTFSLLCYGDRELLWEREGQPLSASLEHRDGVFVSNLTLRNVTGHHTGEYTCTYSPEQAPEPAERRALYIYVPDPSLVFLPAVTSEEVFIFITGYTEAVIPCRVTNPQMQVTLYEKKVENPIPATYDPQQGFKGFFEDKTYFCRTFVDDQEVDSDTFYVYRIQVSSVNVSISAVQTMVRQGENVTVMCTVSGNELVNFNWDYPRKQAGKAVEPVTDFLPGSTHEIRSILIIQNAELEDSGTYVCNVSEGYHEKTDRKDITVQVIEHGFVQFHTHLPSTVYAEVHKSHTIQVEVEAYPQPSIVWLKNNKTLTMESSSEFTITSRNLSETRYQTALVLVRVKQEEGGFYTIRASNEDDEQEISFHLQINVPAKVVELKENSSASSGEQTVTCSAEGMPQPEISWSTCSDIKWCSTKGQPTRLLGNESAELGVQTNASYHAERQLYRVNSTLQLHRVHEPLLLRCTVHNFLGTSSQDITLVPHALPFKVVIISVILALLVLTVISLIILIVLWQKKPRYEIRWKVIESVSSDGHEYIYVDPMQLPYDSTWEVPRDKLVLGRTLGSGAFGRVVEATAHGLSHSRSTMKVAVKMLKSTARSSEKQALMSELKIMSHLGPHLNIVNLLGACTKGGPIYIITEYCRYGDLVDYLHRNKHTFLQACGDKARREAELYGNTPKEDPVHSHLSMSVESDGGYMDMSKDDSLDYVPMSDMKGEVKYADIESSNYGTPYELDSYSPSAPERTDRVTLINESPLLSYMDLVGFSFQVANGMEFLASKNCVHRDLAARNVLICEGKLVKICDFGLARDIMRDSNYISKGSTFLPLKWMAPESIFNNLYTTLSDVWSFGILLWEIFTLGGTPYPELPMNEQFYNAIKRGYRMSKPTHASDEIYSIMQKCWEEKFEIRPSFSQLVVLMGNLLVDCYRKRYQQVDEEFMKSDHPAVVRTRPAVPVLNNARLAASSPSSHILYTAVHQHGGENDYIIPLPDPKPEGTPDLPQEASISRASSMLNEANTSSTISCDSPLGLQQDEEQESDPQPGCQEPTTAHQEVEESFL; encoded by the exons ATGCCGTGCCCCGCTCTCAGGACGTGTCTctgcctcctcatcctcactg GTCTGCTGGAGGTGACGTCTGGGGACCACAGGCTGCACATCGAACCCGGGGACACGGAGCTTGTCCTCAGCCTCCACAGCACCTTCTCCCTCCTGTGCTATGGGGacagagagctgctctgggaacgGGAGGGGCAGCCCCTCAGTGCCTCGCTGGAGCACAGGGACGGTGTGTTTGTCAGCAATCTCACCCTCAGGAATGTGACAGGCCATCACACCGGGGAGTACACCTGCACCTACAGCCCTGAGCaggctccagagccagcagagaggagagccCTCTACATCTATGTTCCAG ATCCCTCCCTGGTTTTCCTCCCTGCAGTCACCTCTGAAGAGGTCTTCATCTTCATCACGGGCTACACAGAGGCTGTCATCCCATGCCGTGTGACCAACCCACAGATGCAGGTCACCCTCTATGAGAAGAAGGTGGAGAACCCCATCCCAGCTACATATGATCCACAACAGGGATTTAAAGGCTTCTTTGAGGATAAAACCTATTTCTGCCGGACATTTGTGGATGACCAGGAGGTGGATTCAGACACTTTCTATGTCTACAGGATCCAGG TGTCATCTGTGAACGTGTCCATCAGTGCAGTGCAGACCATGGTGCGCCAGGGGGAAAACGTCACCGTCATGTGCACCGTGAGCGGCAACGAGCTGGTCAACTTCAACTGGGACTATCCCCGCAAGCAG GCAGGGAAGGCTGTGGAGCCAGTGACTGACTTTCTGCCTGGATCCACTCATGAGATCCGCTCCATCCTCATCATCCAGAATGCAGAGCTGGAGGACAGTGGGACCTATGTCTGCAATGTCTCTGAGGGCTACCATGAGAAGACAGACAGGAAGGACATCACTGTCCAAGTGATCG AGCATGGCTTTGTGCAGTTCCACACCCACCTGCCCAGCACGGTGTATGCTGAGGTCCACAAGAGCCACACTATCCAGGTGGAAGTGGAGGCTTATCCCCAACCCAGCATTGTGTGGCTGAAGAACAACAAGACACTGACCATGGAGAGCAGCAGCGAGTTCACCATCACCAGCAGGAACCTGTCAGAAACCAG GTACCAGACAGCTCTGGTGCTGGTGCGGGTGaagcaggaagaaggaggatTTTACACCATTCGGGCTTCCAATGAGGATGATGAGCAGGAGATCTCCTTCCATCTGCAGATAAATG TGCCAGCTAAAGTGGTGGAGCTCAAGGAgaacagcagtgccagcagtgggGAGCAGACTGTAACATGCTCTGCTGAAGGCATGCCCCAGCCAGAGATCAGCTGGTCTACTTGCAGCGACATCAAATG GTGCAGCACCAAGGGCCAGCCCACGCGGCTGCTGGGGAACGAGTCGGCCGAGCTGGGCGTGCAGACCAACGCCTCGTACCACGCCGAGCGGCAGCTCTACCGCGTCaacagcaccctgcagctgcacagggtgCACGAGCCCCTGCTCCTCAGGTGCACCGTGCACAACTTCCTGGGCACCAGCTCCCAGGACATCACTCTGGTGCCACACG CCTTGCCGTTCAAGGTGGTCATCATTTCTGTcatcctggccctgctggtCCTCACTGTGATCTCTCTGATCATCCTGATTGTGCTGTGGCAGAAG AAACCTCGTTATGAAATCCGCTGGAAGGTGATTGAGTCGGTCAGCTCTGATGGGCACGAGTACATCTATGTGGATCCCATGCAGCTCCCTTATGACTCCACCTGGGAGGTGCCCAGGGACAAGCTGGTGTTAG GACGCACTCTCGGCTCTGGTGCCTTTGGTCGTGTGGTGGAGGCAACAGCCCATGGCCTGAGCCATTCCCGGTCCACCATGAAGGTGGCAGTCAAAATGCTCAAGT CCACAGCCCGCAGCAGTGAGAAGCAAGCCCTCATGTCCGAGCTGAAGATCATGAGCCACCTGGGACCTCACCTCAACATCGTCAACTTGCTGGGGGCCTGCACCAAAGGAG GACCCATCTACATCATCACGGAGTACTGCCGCTACGGGGACCTGGTGGATTACCTGCACCGCAACAAGCACACCTTCCTGCAGGCCTGCGGGGACAAGGCGCGGCGGGAGGCGGAGCTCTACGGGAACACCCCCAAGGAGGACCCTGTGCACAG CCACCTCTCCATGTCTGTCGAGAGTGACGGGGGCTACATGGACATGAGCAAGGATGACTCCCTGGACTATGTGCCCATGTCTGACATGAAGGGTGAAGTCAAGTACGCTGACATCGAGTCTTCTAACTATGGCACCCCCTATGAGCTGGACAGCTACTCCCCCTCAG CTCCTGAAAGGACAGACCGGGTGACACTGATAAATGAGTCTCCACTCCTCAGCTATATGGACTTGGTGGGCTTCAGCTTCCAGGTGGCCAATGGGATGGAGTTCCTGGCTTCCAAAAAT TGTGTGCACCGTGACCTGGCTGCCAGGAATGTCCTCATCTGTGAGGGGAAGCTGGTGAAGATCTGTGACTTTGGCCTGGCAAGGGACATCATGAGGGATTCCAACTATATCTCCAAAGGCAGT ACCTTCCTGCCCCTTAAGTGGATGGCTCCAGAGAGCATCTTCAACAACCTCTACACTACCCTGAGTGATGTGTGGTCTTTTGGGATTCTTCTTTGGGAGATATTCACCCTAG GAGGGACTCCATACCCTGAGCTGCCCATGAATGAACAGTTCTACAATGCCATCAAACGTGGCTATCGGATGTCCAAACCCACCCACGCCTCTGATGAGAT CTACAGCATCATGCAGAAGTGCTGGGAGGAGAAGTTTGAGATCAGGCCGTCCTTCTCACAGCTGGTGGTGCTTATGGGAAACCTCCTGGTGGATTGCTACAGGAAG aggtACCAGCAGGTGGATGAGGAGTTCATGAAGAGTGACCACCCCGCGGTCGTGCGCACCAGGCCCGCGGTTCCCGTGCTGAACAACGCCcgcctggctgccagctcccccagcagccaCATCCTGTACACAGCCGTGCACCAGCACGGGGGTGAGAACGACTACATCATCCCCCTTCCCGACCCCAAACCTGAGGGGACCCCTGACCTCCCCCAGGAGGCCTCCATCAGCAGGGCCAG CTCTATGCTGAACGAGGCCAACACATCATCTACAATATCCTGTGACAGCCCTCTGGGCCTCCAGCAGGACGAGGAGCAGGAATCTGacccacagccaggctgccaggagcCAACCACAGCACACCAAGAGGTGGAGGAAAGTTTCCTGTAG